In Qingshengfaniella alkalisoli, a single genomic region encodes these proteins:
- a CDS encoding TetR/AcrR family transcriptional regulator, whose protein sequence is MPAHNRRTQAERSLETTTSILEATLSCILDKGLINTSTTEVARRAGVSRGALLHHYPVKEALMAEALRMLLHREIAAADDRAKSVVEENIDVDQFIDFVWERFSGDLYMVSMEFVNASRTDPKIREALIPVATEFNEAYGRVWERVTGSGDDPETRMRQKIEITAIMCLARGMATQTIWREEPELFRETIDYWKRLLKLARDARDKGLNI, encoded by the coding sequence ATGCCAGCGCACAATAGACGAACCCAAGCAGAACGCAGCCTGGAAACCACCACCAGTATTCTGGAGGCAACCCTGTCCTGCATCCTGGACAAGGGCTTGATCAACACATCCACGACCGAGGTAGCCAGACGGGCGGGCGTCTCTCGCGGTGCACTCCTGCACCACTATCCGGTCAAGGAGGCGCTGATGGCCGAAGCCCTCAGAATGCTCCTGCACCGCGAAATCGCCGCGGCCGATGACCGCGCCAAATCCGTCGTCGAGGAAAACATCGACGTGGACCAGTTCATCGACTTCGTGTGGGAACGCTTTTCCGGCGATCTCTACATGGTGTCGATGGAATTCGTGAATGCATCACGCACCGACCCGAAAATTCGCGAAGCCCTGATCCCGGTCGCGACAGAATTCAACGAGGCCTATGGCCGGGTTTGGGAACGTGTCACCGGCTCGGGCGATGATCCCGAAACACGGATGCGCCAAAAGATCGAGATCACCGCAATAATGTGCCTCGCAAGGGGCATGGCGACACAAACCATCTGGCGCGAGGAACCGGAATTGTTCCGCGAAACGATCGACTACTGGAAACGGTTGCTGAAGCTCGCGCGCGATGCACGCGACAAGGGACTGAACATATGA
- a CDS encoding tripartite tricarboxylate transporter permease, with product MSSSALIEAFGIVFQMPVLLAILGGAVYGLFIGAVPGLTATMATALLVPLTFYLDPVPAISLIVATTAMAITAGDIPGALLRIPGTPASAAYVDEAYAMTMSGRAETALSIGIFFSALGGLTGAVVLLIVGPLLAKIALNFSSFEFFWLAMLGLMTSAMVSSKDPAKGFVSLLIGLLIATVGLDITSGQPRFTFGSVELMGGVSFIPVMIGMFAFAEVLRGFSANAAFPPVPDTSSVRPFHGMGKLLKKYPLSFIRGASLGTSVGALPGVGGDVAAWIAYGMSLRFSKTPEKFGKGHEEGLIEASSSNNAGLSSAWIPALVFGIPGDAVTAIAVGVLFMKGLNPGPRLFVENPAMPTAIILTFFLANLLLLVIGYVAIKGARHILSVPRSFVVPVILICCILGSYAINNTVFGIGIMLVAGLAGYILEENDFPIAPIILGLVLGPVLERNFIMSMQIADGNLLGFFSRPIAAVLGVIVCTILLLPLLRVIRRSSKQKSSSITYPENYEAKK from the coding sequence ATGAGTTCATCTGCACTAATTGAGGCGTTTGGCATAGTTTTTCAGATGCCCGTGCTACTCGCCATATTGGGCGGCGCTGTCTACGGGTTGTTTATCGGTGCCGTCCCGGGTCTGACAGCAACCATGGCAACCGCACTTCTTGTGCCGCTGACATTTTATCTCGATCCGGTGCCCGCCATTTCATTGATTGTTGCAACGACGGCAATGGCAATCACGGCGGGCGATATTCCTGGCGCGTTGCTGAGAATTCCGGGCACGCCTGCATCTGCAGCGTATGTCGATGAAGCGTATGCGATGACGATGAGCGGGCGAGCAGAAACCGCACTGAGCATAGGTATATTTTTCTCTGCTTTAGGCGGCCTGACAGGGGCGGTGGTTCTCCTGATCGTTGGCCCACTGCTTGCGAAGATTGCCCTGAACTTCTCTAGCTTCGAGTTTTTCTGGCTTGCCATGCTCGGCCTGATGACCTCGGCTATGGTTAGTAGCAAGGATCCCGCGAAGGGATTTGTATCACTCCTGATAGGCCTTCTTATTGCGACAGTTGGGCTAGATATCACAAGCGGTCAGCCTAGGTTCACGTTCGGATCCGTTGAACTCATGGGTGGTGTCAGCTTCATCCCCGTAATGATTGGTATGTTTGCTTTTGCAGAAGTTCTTCGCGGGTTCTCGGCGAATGCGGCTTTTCCGCCGGTCCCGGATACATCATCGGTTCGTCCGTTTCATGGCATGGGGAAGCTGCTCAAGAAGTATCCTCTAAGCTTTATTCGCGGCGCGTCTCTTGGCACCAGCGTAGGCGCTTTGCCCGGTGTTGGTGGTGATGTAGCCGCGTGGATCGCCTATGGCATGAGCCTGCGGTTCTCGAAGACGCCGGAGAAGTTTGGCAAGGGACATGAAGAGGGTCTCATCGAGGCCAGTTCGTCAAACAATGCGGGTCTATCGAGCGCTTGGATACCGGCACTTGTCTTCGGCATTCCCGGAGATGCCGTGACAGCGATAGCCGTAGGCGTTCTGTTTATGAAGGGCTTGAATCCGGGGCCACGGCTGTTCGTGGAAAACCCGGCTATGCCGACAGCCATTATCCTGACGTTCTTCCTGGCGAACTTGCTGCTTCTTGTCATCGGCTACGTTGCCATCAAGGGAGCGAGGCACATCCTGTCGGTCCCGCGTTCATTTGTCGTTCCAGTTATCCTGATCTGCTGCATTCTTGGATCATACGCGATCAATAACACAGTTTTCGGCATTGGAATTATGCTGGTTGCAGGTCTTGCGGGTTACATACTCGAAGAGAACGACTTCCCGATTGCACCCATCATCCTGGGGCTGGTTCTGGGACCGGTTCTTGAACGAAACTTTATCATGTCCATGCAGATTGCCGACGGCAATCTACTGGGCTTCTTCAGCAGGCCTATCGCTGCCGTCTTAGGTGTCATTGTCTGCACAATACTCTTGCTGCCACTGCTGCGGGTCATTCGACGCAGTAGCAAGCAGAAATCCTCATCAATCACATATCCTGAAAACTACGAGGCCAAGAAATGA
- a CDS encoding RraA family protein, translating into MDPKFDYSDTDWDTIKRLSKWYSGDIHDSMEGLGLWGHLPGISLFGKLKDGDVICGPAVTVLFEPSDRKGEPQDVYHHAIDNAPEGGIMVVDASCADGACSGELMSTGAKVKGLAGTVVNGTVRDLPQVRELGYPLFGTHPSPVGVTGKKEPKYSQVPIKIGETTIKPGDIVFADVDGVVVIPKEHAKAVADAAEALGANEAAARDRLLSGEKLQSVWPA; encoded by the coding sequence ATGGATCCTAAATTCGACTATTCCGATACCGACTGGGACACGATCAAACGGCTCAGCAAATGGTACTCCGGGGATATCCACGACAGCATGGAGGGTCTCGGGCTATGGGGGCATCTGCCGGGCATATCCTTATTTGGAAAGCTGAAAGATGGTGACGTGATCTGCGGGCCAGCAGTAACTGTGCTTTTTGAGCCGAGTGACCGGAAAGGCGAGCCTCAGGACGTCTACCACCATGCAATCGACAATGCACCGGAAGGCGGCATCATGGTCGTTGATGCATCCTGTGCGGATGGTGCCTGTTCCGGTGAGCTGATGTCCACGGGCGCAAAAGTGAAGGGGCTTGCCGGCACAGTCGTGAACGGGACCGTTCGTGATCTGCCACAGGTTCGCGAATTGGGTTATCCACTTTTTGGCACGCACCCAAGTCCCGTCGGCGTCACAGGAAAGAAAGAACCCAAATATTCACAGGTGCCTATTAAGATTGGCGAGACCACAATCAAACCAGGAGACATTGTTTTTGCAGATGTCGATGGTGTCGTCGTGATCCCCAAGGAGCATGCGAAGGCCGTCGCAGATGCGGCAGAAGCTTTAGGCGCAAATGAGGCCGCCGCAAGAGATCGGCTATTGTCAGGTGAGAAGTTGCAGTCAGTTTGGCCTGCATGA
- a CDS encoding C4-dicarboxylate TRAP transporter substrate-binding protein: MKLKLTAGCAVLTGLISGAAFAETTFTANSFYAAEHPHSKYGYVEWAEMVQDLSDGDLVPEVYTGTVLLAPRANLQGIRDNVVQVAHHAAVYTPSEMPVANTVQELGFNYSDPLTMIFASTDFSMNNEAQLQEWQDTGVVYLGSYATPPYILFCREPVRTLDEFKGKRIRTAGSSVSQWVEQAGGIPVNVPSSEMYTGLERGTLDCASNAANDLIDRSLWEVAEHTTLLSTGMYWTGPQWGYNPGFWSDLTTEQRKILMQATAQAMSHMIVEYLGAAESSLEEAKAKGNNVYEPGDDLKASADDYRANSVDTAYTTAAETYGLDNGKEIIDDFIATYEKWEDLLADVDRNDPDALAQIAIDEIYGKIDAATYGVQ, encoded by the coding sequence ATGAAACTCAAACTGACCGCAGGTTGTGCAGTATTAACCGGCCTGATCAGCGGAGCCGCATTCGCCGAAACAACATTTACCGCAAACTCGTTCTATGCAGCGGAGCACCCGCACTCAAAATACGGCTATGTCGAATGGGCCGAGATGGTTCAGGATCTGTCGGACGGTGATCTCGTGCCAGAGGTTTACACCGGTACGGTTTTGCTCGCCCCGCGCGCCAATCTTCAAGGCATTCGTGACAACGTTGTTCAGGTCGCCCACCACGCCGCAGTCTACACCCCGTCCGAGATGCCTGTCGCGAACACCGTACAGGAACTTGGCTTCAACTACTCTGACCCCCTGACGATGATCTTCGCATCGACTGATTTCAGCATGAACAATGAGGCACAACTTCAGGAATGGCAGGATACAGGTGTCGTCTATCTGGGTTCATATGCCACCCCGCCCTACATCCTGTTCTGTCGTGAGCCCGTTCGCACACTGGATGAATTCAAGGGCAAGCGCATTCGAACAGCCGGATCCAGCGTCTCTCAATGGGTCGAACAGGCCGGCGGCATCCCCGTCAACGTTCCTTCGAGCGAAATGTATACGGGGCTTGAACGCGGCACACTCGATTGTGCGTCAAACGCCGCCAACGACCTGATCGACCGCTCCTTGTGGGAGGTGGCCGAACACACGACGCTTTTGTCGACGGGCATGTATTGGACCGGCCCGCAATGGGGCTACAACCCCGGCTTCTGGTCGGACCTGACCACCGAACAGCGCAAAATCCTGATGCAGGCGACTGCACAGGCCATGTCGCACATGATCGTGGAATATCTGGGCGCTGCTGAATCCAGCCTCGAAGAAGCCAAGGCCAAGGGCAACAATGTCTATGAGCCGGGCGACGACCTGAAGGCGTCCGCCGATGACTATCGCGCGAATTCCGTGGACACGGCCTATACGACAGCTGCCGAAACCTACGGCCTCGATAATGGCAAAGAAATCATCGACGACTTCATCGCCACCTATGAAAAATGGGAAGACCTGTTGGCCGATGTGGACCGCAACGATCCGGACGCGCTCGCGCAGATTGCCATAGATGAAATCTACGGCAAGATCGACGCTGCGACCTACGGCGTTCAGTAA
- a CDS encoding cyclase family protein, with the protein MPEWVNRPEGSNWGDFGADDQLGTLNYIGAEQRRAAADEIREGLSFCLSLPLDLPGKVVLNPRRKPPRLAPTYLGDTPYINYPLSNTDPVLKDVLSDDQVVLSTQYSTQWDSLAHVGALFDADGDGVPERCYYNGHRAEVDVLGAEPNSQHASFAKRLSASEMAKSPIQGRAVLVDFVRHFGTDRVIIGRKELEEVIAAQRLEIREGDILMLRSGYAEALWDMQDDPDADRLGQTGAVLDGTDTALHQWITDSRIAAIAADNYAVENPNADPHACCLRLPLHHHCLFKLGMPLAELWYFRELAEALARNNRSAVFLTAPALYLRGSIGSPVTPVATI; encoded by the coding sequence ATGCCAGAATGGGTAAACCGCCCGGAAGGGTCGAACTGGGGTGACTTCGGGGCCGACGATCAGCTCGGCACGCTGAACTACATCGGAGCGGAACAACGACGTGCCGCGGCTGACGAGATCCGGGAAGGGCTCAGTTTCTGCCTGTCGCTTCCTCTTGATCTTCCCGGAAAGGTCGTGCTGAACCCGCGCCGCAAGCCGCCGCGCCTTGCGCCGACCTATCTTGGCGACACACCCTATATCAACTATCCGCTCAGCAACACGGACCCGGTTCTGAAAGACGTTCTGAGCGATGACCAGGTGGTGCTTTCGACGCAGTATTCAACGCAATGGGACTCCCTTGCCCATGTCGGGGCACTTTTCGACGCGGATGGCGACGGTGTTCCCGAGCGGTGCTATTACAACGGGCATCGCGCAGAGGTAGACGTGCTCGGTGCCGAACCCAACAGTCAGCATGCGTCCTTTGCCAAGCGCTTGTCCGCATCCGAAATGGCAAAATCGCCCATACAAGGACGCGCCGTTCTCGTCGATTTCGTTCGGCATTTCGGCACCGATCGCGTCATCATTGGCCGCAAAGAGCTTGAGGAGGTCATCGCCGCACAGAGGCTCGAAATTCGCGAGGGTGACATCCTCATGCTGCGTTCGGGGTACGCGGAAGCCTTGTGGGATATGCAAGATGACCCGGATGCTGACCGTCTGGGCCAAACAGGCGCAGTACTGGACGGAACCGATACCGCGCTGCACCAATGGATCACCGATAGCAGGATCGCGGCTATCGCCGCTGACAACTACGCCGTCGAGAACCCGAACGCCGATCCACATGCCTGCTGCTTGCGCTTGCCCCTGCACCATCATTGCCTGTTCAAGCTCGGGATGCCCTTGGCAGAGCTATGGTATTTCAGGGAGCTCGCCGAAGCCTTGGCCCGGAACAACAGAAGCGCCGTGTTTCTTACCGCGCCCGCACTCTATTTGCGGGGATCGATAGGCTCGCCGGTCACTCCGGTGGCGACGATCTAG
- a CDS encoding SDR family oxidoreductase has protein sequence MKDPFSVEGKIAIVTGGLGQLGTQFSTSLAEAGAKVAIYSRRPFSEEQTKEKFGEAAKNIRVYEASVTEKDQLQAATDQLIKDWGVPHILINNAGIDSKPDGPASQNAPFEDYPQEFWDDIIKTNMTGVMLTSQVVGTKMAEERRGSIIHVGSMYGMVSPNQALYAYRLERDGEPFVKAISYAASKSGLLNMSRYLATYWAEKNVRSNVITCGGVKTATFDKEFIDAFLDRVPMRRQAEIDEFNGVIRFLASDASSYMTGSNVVCDGGFTAW, from the coding sequence ATGAAAGATCCGTTCAGCGTCGAAGGCAAAATCGCGATTGTGACCGGAGGCTTAGGACAGCTTGGCACCCAGTTCAGCACCTCGCTCGCCGAAGCCGGCGCAAAAGTGGCGATCTACAGTCGTCGTCCGTTTTCTGAAGAGCAAACGAAAGAAAAGTTCGGTGAGGCTGCAAAGAATATCCGTGTTTACGAAGCGAGCGTGACCGAGAAGGATCAGCTTCAAGCGGCTACCGATCAACTCATCAAGGATTGGGGTGTGCCGCATATCCTCATCAATAACGCAGGGATCGACTCCAAGCCGGATGGTCCTGCATCTCAGAATGCGCCTTTCGAAGACTATCCGCAGGAATTCTGGGACGACATCATCAAAACGAACATGACCGGTGTGATGCTGACCAGTCAGGTGGTCGGAACAAAAATGGCCGAAGAGAGGCGCGGATCGATCATTCATGTCGGGTCGATGTATGGAATGGTGTCTCCTAATCAGGCGCTCTATGCATATCGTCTGGAGCGCGACGGCGAGCCGTTTGTGAAAGCGATCTCCTACGCGGCGTCAAAGTCCGGCCTTCTGAACATGAGCCGGTACCTTGCAACCTACTGGGCCGAGAAGAACGTCCGATCCAACGTCATTACCTGTGGTGGCGTAAAGACAGCCACGTTCGATAAGGAATTCATCGATGCGTTCCTTGATCGTGTGCCAATGCGTCGTCAGGCAGAGATCGACGAGTTCAACGGCGTCATCCGCTTTCTTGCGTCAGATGCTTCGTCTTATATGACGGGATCAAACGTTGTGTGTGATGGAGGCTTCACAGCATGGTAG
- a CDS encoding TRAP transporter large permease gives MDNTTVGIIAVAVTLILIALRMPIGVVLGLVSIVGIAEITNMRVAWGVVSATPYDFIGQWELTAAPMFLFMGYLATEGKLTSGLFSALRLFLARLPGGLAISSVGACTFFAAASGSSVATAAAMSRIAVPEMLKNNYDKGLATGTIAASGTLGSLIPPSVLLILYGVYAQVSVGQLFMAGFIPGLVSALLYVMMIMMRVKANPSLAGDVQINATRAEKIQALKEIWPLPTLILLVLGGIFSGVFSPTEAGALGAFFAACIAAIRKTLTRAALKTAILSTLQSTASIFLILIGSVLFTRFLALSQLPMAFSDMVLSVSESQWWILFAVAVIYLVLGMLIDSIGLLLLTLPMILPLVEGAGINAVWFGIIVIKLLEVGLVTPPIGLNVYVIKGALGNLVTLPEVFKGVTWFIVMDFVALVLIILIPAMSLWLPSLLYN, from the coding sequence GTGGACAACACGACCGTCGGCATCATTGCCGTAGCCGTTACCCTCATCCTGATCGCCCTGCGCATGCCTATCGGCGTGGTGCTGGGCCTTGTCTCGATCGTGGGGATCGCCGAAATCACCAATATGCGCGTCGCCTGGGGCGTCGTTTCCGCCACGCCCTATGACTTCATCGGGCAATGGGAACTCACAGCCGCGCCCATGTTCCTGTTCATGGGGTATCTCGCCACCGAAGGGAAACTGACGAGCGGGCTGTTTTCGGCCCTGCGCCTGTTTCTCGCACGTCTGCCGGGCGGGTTGGCCATTTCCAGTGTCGGGGCCTGCACCTTCTTTGCCGCAGCGTCCGGCTCGAGCGTAGCGACGGCTGCCGCAATGTCGCGCATCGCCGTCCCCGAGATGCTGAAGAACAACTACGACAAGGGGCTGGCCACCGGAACCATCGCCGCATCGGGCACGCTGGGTTCGCTCATCCCGCCCAGCGTTCTGCTGATCCTTTACGGGGTCTATGCGCAGGTGTCGGTGGGTCAGCTTTTCATGGCAGGCTTCATTCCGGGGCTCGTCTCGGCGCTGCTTTACGTCATGATGATCATGATGCGGGTGAAGGCCAACCCGTCCCTTGCGGGCGATGTGCAGATCAACGCGACACGCGCTGAAAAGATCCAAGCGCTCAAGGAGATATGGCCGCTCCCGACGCTGATCCTGCTGGTCCTTGGCGGAATTTTCTCGGGCGTGTTTTCCCCGACCGAGGCCGGCGCGCTTGGCGCATTCTTCGCCGCCTGCATTGCCGCGATCCGCAAGACACTGACGCGCGCCGCGCTGAAAACAGCGATCCTGAGCACCCTACAAAGCACGGCCTCGATCTTTCTGATCCTGATCGGGTCGGTTCTCTTCACCCGGTTCCTCGCGCTGTCCCAATTGCCCATGGCTTTCTCCGACATGGTGCTGTCCGTCAGCGAAAGCCAATGGTGGATTCTCTTTGCCGTTGCCGTGATCTACCTTGTGCTGGGGATGCTGATCGATTCCATCGGCTTGCTGCTGCTGACACTGCCGATGATCCTGCCGCTGGTCGAAGGCGCGGGCATCAACGCGGTGTGGTTCGGCATCATCGTCATCAAGCTGCTCGAGGTCGGTCTGGTCACGCCCCCCATCGGGTTGAATGTCTATGTGATCAAGGGCGCGCTCGGAAACCTCGTTACCCTACCCGAGGTCTTCAAGGGCGTCACATGGTTCATCGTCATGGATTTCGTGGCGCTCGTGCTGATCATCCTGATCCCCGCAATGTCGCTCTGGTTGCCGTCGCTTCTGTACAACTGA
- a CDS encoding tripartite tricarboxylate transporter substrate binding protein, whose amino-acid sequence MKKTTIAVSAALAALAGTAGAAMAEWPERPVTIIVPWSAGGGTDATARAVAAELEERLGQPFNVVNRTGGGGLVGHITIANSANDGYTLGVITIETTMYDAQGIPGAAPENFTLIGRFNADPIGINVRADAPFETANDLVDAVKASPGDIKASGANRGGLSHLAWAGLLNTLDIDPEASPWVASDGSAPAMQQLAAGAIDVVSTSPAEARSLVEAGEAKTLALLSGERSEAYPELPTTNELFDISWSPLPFRGLAGPADLPEEVVAILSSELKAITEDPEFNEFMDSRGFSVAYQDSETFTKTVSDSRSNLVDAMKAVGLAQE is encoded by the coding sequence ATGAAGAAGACTACGATAGCAGTCTCGGCCGCTCTGGCGGCGCTAGCGGGCACCGCTGGTGCCGCAATGGCTGAGTGGCCGGAACGCCCGGTCACAATTATTGTGCCTTGGTCAGCCGGTGGGGGAACCGATGCGACAGCGCGTGCGGTAGCAGCGGAACTTGAAGAGCGTCTCGGACAACCCTTCAATGTGGTCAACCGGACAGGTGGGGGTGGTCTTGTCGGTCACATCACCATCGCGAACTCGGCAAATGACGGCTACACGCTGGGTGTCATTACCATCGAAACCACGATGTATGATGCCCAAGGCATACCAGGTGCAGCACCGGAGAACTTCACACTTATCGGGCGCTTTAACGCTGATCCAATTGGCATCAATGTCCGTGCGGATGCGCCTTTTGAAACCGCCAACGATCTTGTTGATGCCGTGAAGGCCAGCCCGGGTGATATCAAAGCTTCCGGTGCAAACCGAGGCGGTCTGTCACACCTGGCTTGGGCAGGATTGCTAAACACGTTGGATATTGATCCTGAGGCTAGCCCATGGGTGGCGTCTGACGGGTCCGCGCCGGCAATGCAACAACTTGCAGCGGGCGCTATTGATGTTGTGTCGACATCACCAGCTGAGGCACGTTCGCTTGTCGAGGCAGGTGAGGCCAAGACACTGGCTTTGCTATCTGGCGAACGTTCTGAAGCATATCCGGAACTGCCGACAACGAATGAACTGTTTGACATTTCCTGGTCGCCCCTTCCGTTTCGTGGACTCGCTGGTCCAGCAGATCTTCCTGAAGAAGTCGTCGCAATACTTTCGAGCGAGTTGAAAGCAATTACAGAAGATCCCGAATTCAATGAGTTTATGGATTCACGTGGGTTCTCCGTCGCCTATCAGGATTCGGAGACATTCACGAAAACAGTGAGTGACTCACGCTCCAACCTCGTTGATGCGATGAAGGCCGTCGGCCTGGCGCAAGAATAG
- a CDS encoding TRAP transporter small permease, whose amino-acid sequence MTQTRDTDEDEDVGALDTGIRLLNKGFVICAAVALILMMLHVTLDVAARATGTVNLIGTLEIVSYYYMILLVMLPMGYVELKHEHIRVDLFVQMMPNWLQFALYLLSCLLGLIFFGMMLRQSILDAWTSTTRQETIMSNFIFYIWPSRWALPLGFAGILLAVLANLLKAIRYRKAL is encoded by the coding sequence ATGACCCAAACCCGAGACACAGACGAAGACGAAGATGTCGGCGCCCTCGACACGGGTATTCGCCTGTTGAACAAGGGCTTCGTGATCTGTGCCGCCGTCGCGCTGATTCTGATGATGCTTCACGTCACGCTTGACGTGGCCGCGCGGGCAACGGGCACCGTCAATCTGATCGGCACTCTGGAAATCGTTTCCTATTACTACATGATCCTGCTGGTCATGCTGCCCATGGGCTACGTGGAGCTGAAGCACGAACACATCCGCGTGGACCTGTTCGTTCAGATGATGCCCAACTGGCTTCAATTCGCGCTCTATTTGCTCAGTTGTCTCCTCGGGCTGATCTTCTTCGGAATGATGCTTCGGCAAAGCATCCTCGATGCGTGGACCTCCACCACGCGGCAGGAAACGATTATGTCGAACTTCATCTTCTACATCTGGCCCAGCCGTTGGGCGCTGCCTTTGGGATTTGCCGGCATCCTGCTTGCCGTTCTTGCAAACCTGCTGAAGGCCATCCGCTACAGAAAGGCTCTGTAA
- a CDS encoding tripartite tricarboxylate transporter TctB family protein has product MRIDNRLFGIAIVLLGAAVIYEARHLPKVPGSTFGPGLMPTIIGICFSGLGIKIALSAFMKPADGMPLVDFSAWNNQGRGIIAAIWTLMGALLSILFLQPIGFPLLAVIYVFPLMLLMKARPVPAAIVAATTVLGLHYVFTNILFVPLPSGLLPLPW; this is encoded by the coding sequence ATGCGCATAGATAACCGCCTGTTTGGTATTGCGATTGTCCTTTTGGGGGCTGCAGTGATCTACGAGGCGCGACATCTTCCCAAAGTTCCGGGGTCAACATTTGGCCCCGGACTGATGCCCACGATTATCGGGATCTGTTTCTCGGGGCTGGGCATAAAGATTGCCCTTTCCGCATTCATGAAACCTGCGGATGGCATGCCTCTTGTCGATTTCTCTGCGTGGAATAACCAGGGACGGGGGATCATCGCGGCCATATGGACCTTGATGGGAGCGCTGCTATCCATTCTGTTCCTGCAGCCGATCGGATTTCCGCTACTGGCCGTCATATATGTGTTTCCGCTCATGCTCTTGATGAAAGCCCGTCCGGTACCGGCTGCGATTGTGGCCGCGACCACGGTGCTGGGACTGCACTACGTGTTCACAAATATACTTTTCGTGCCGCTCCCATCCGGCCTGCTTCCACTTCCCTGGTGA
- a CDS encoding FadR/GntR family transcriptional regulator, with the protein MVEPRTARAIPRENLRQFVSDDLEGRILSGEIAIGERLPSESEIAKEYGVSTRSVREAIQILETKGLLQRRHGERTRVVRNDVGEFLGTLTTTVRQLFAKDRDYLVQLMDVRRMIEVEVAGILAGNSAPVALDVSRSLEAMHDAARNEDFTSFTTHDAAFHLALVKSTGNDILAVLYDNLHNLITEVIRVTSRVPVKSLEEAYAEHKEIFTAIHAGDPDHARSVMRRHIENSSGYLHVAILNARNEENPDGS; encoded by the coding sequence ATGGTAGAACCTCGGACGGCACGTGCTATTCCACGCGAAAACCTACGTCAGTTTGTTTCCGACGACCTTGAGGGAAGGATACTATCTGGTGAGATCGCTATAGGGGAGAGACTGCCGTCCGAGAGTGAGATTGCCAAAGAATATGGCGTGAGTACCCGATCTGTGCGGGAGGCCATCCAGATCCTCGAAACCAAGGGTCTGCTCCAAAGGCGTCATGGTGAACGGACCAGAGTCGTTCGCAATGACGTTGGTGAGTTTCTTGGCACATTGACCACCACAGTTCGACAGCTTTTCGCCAAAGATAGAGATTATCTGGTGCAGTTGATGGATGTCCGGCGGATGATCGAAGTCGAAGTTGCCGGGATACTTGCCGGAAACTCGGCACCGGTCGCTTTGGATGTGAGCCGGTCCCTGGAGGCAATGCATGACGCGGCGAGGAATGAAGACTTCACTTCGTTCACCACCCATGATGCGGCCTTTCATCTGGCGTTGGTGAAATCCACGGGAAACGATATTCTCGCGGTACTCTACGACAATTTACACAATCTGATCACGGAAGTTATCCGTGTTACCAGTCGTGTTCCGGTCAAGTCTCTCGAGGAGGCTTACGCAGAGCACAAAGAAATTTTCACCGCTATTCATGCCGGCGATCCTGATCACGCACGATCTGTCATGCGCAGGCATATCGAAAACAGCAGCGGCTATCTGCATGTTGCTATCCTGAACGCACGCAATGAGGAAAATCCTGATGGATCCTAA